One stretch of Strix uralensis isolate ZFMK-TIS-50842 chromosome 17, bStrUra1, whole genome shotgun sequence DNA includes these proteins:
- the PRODH gene encoding proline dehydrogenase 1, mitochondrial, whose translation MKMTFYGQFVAGEDQEAIKPLLRRNAAFGVGAVLDYSVEEDLGAERREPDSCTSAAEKEMGGAEQREKQHRAHRGFGDRRDGVISARTYFYADEAKCDQHMETFLRCIDASSGSSENGFSAIKLTALGRPQFLLQFSEVLVKWRRFFHQMAAEQGQAGRAVLEMKLEAEKLQEALANLGIATKAESQHWFTGENLGMSGTVDLLDWNSLIDSRTKLSKLLLVPNMQTGQLEPLLSRFTEEEDLQMKRMLQRMDVLAKRATEKGVRLMVDAEQSYFQPAISRLTLEMQRRFNRDQPIIFNTYQCYLKEAYDNVTVDVELSRREGWCFGTKLVRGAYMEQERERAAQIGYEDPINPTYEKTNEMYHRCLDYILEEIKHSRKANVMVASHNEDTVKFTLRRMMELGLHPSEKKVCFGQLLGMCDQITFPLGQAGFPVYKYVPYGPVNEVLPYLSRRAQENRGFMQRANRERDLLWMEVKRRLLAGSLFGPNH comes from the exons ATGAAGATGACCTTCTACGGGCAGTTCGTGGCCGGGGAGGACCAGGAGGCCATCAAACCGCTGCTGCGGCGGAACGCGGCCTTCGGCGTGGGCGCCGTGCTGGACTACAGCGTGGAGGAGGACCTGGGCGCCGAGCGCCGGGAGCCGGA CTCCTGCACCTCTGCAGCCGAGAAGGAGATGGGAG GAGCAGAACAAAGGGAGAAGCAACACCGAGCTCATCGGGGATTTGGGGATCGCCGCGATGGGGTCATCAGCGCCCGCACATATTTCTATGCTGATGAGGCCAAGTGTGACCAGCACATGGAGACTTTCCTCCGCTGCATCGATGCCTCAA GTGGCAGCTCAGAGAACGGCTTCTCGGCCATCAAGCTGACAGCACTGGGCAGACCTCAGTTCCTG CTGCAGTTCTCGGAGGTGCTGGTGAAGTGGCGGAGGTTCTTCCACCAAATGGCTGCGGAGCAGGGCCAGGCTGGGCGGGCAGTGCTGGAGATGAAGCTGGAGGCGGAGAAGCTGCAG GAGGCCCTGGCCAACCTTGGCATTGCCACCAAGGCGGAGAGCCAGCACTGGTTCACGGGCGAGAACCTGGGCATGAGCGG cactgtGGACCTGCTGGACTGGAACAGCCTGATTGACAGCCGCACCAAGCTCTCCAAGCTGCTGCTTGTCCCCAACATGCAG ACTGGGCAGCTTGAGCCTCTGCTCTCACGCTTCACCGAGGAGGAGGATCTGCAGATGAAGCGGATGCTGCAGCGGATGGATGTCCTTGCCAAG AGAGCCACAGAGAAGGGCGTGAGGCTGATGGTGGACGCGGAGCAGAGCTACTTCCAGCCAGCCATCAGCCGCCTCACCCTGGAGATGCAGCGCCGCTTCAACAGGGACCAGCCGATCATCTTCAACACCTACCAGTGCTACCTGAAG GAGGCTTACGACAATGTGACAGTGGACGTGGAGCTGTCGCGCCGGGAGGGCTGGTGCTTCGGCACCAAGCTGGTCCGCGGTGCCTACATGGAGCAGGAGCGGGAGAGGGCGGCCCAGATTGGCTATGAGGATCCCATCAACCCCACCTATGAGAAGACCAACGAGATGTACCACAG GTGCCTGGACTATATCCTGGAGGAGATCAAGCACAGCCGGAAAGCCAACGTGATGGTGGCATCTCACAATGAGGACACAGTGAAGTTCACCCTgcgcag GATGATGGAGCTTGGGCTCCATCCCTCGGAGAAGAAGGTGTGCTTTGGGCAGCTGCTGGGCATGTGTGACCAGATCACCTTCCCTCTGG GTCAGGCTGGTTTCCCTGTCTACAAGTACGTGCCCTACGGCCCGGTGAACGAGGTGCTGCCCTACCTGTCCCGGAGGGCCCAGGAGAACAGGGGCTTCATGCAGCGGGCGAACCGGGAGCGGGACCTGCTCTGGATGGAGGTCAAGAGGCGGCTCCTCGCAGGCAGCCTCTTTGGTCCCAACCACTAA